One window of the Podospora pseudocomata strain CBS 415.72m chromosome 7, whole genome shotgun sequence genome contains the following:
- a CDS encoding hypothetical protein (EggNog:ENOG503P8MJ): MRRRTNKQQLPASSFSPFLNFSSRSNSPSVLLNRTVPLKMAFITRLVSITNFAVATTALCFQVTVLYPWHKQLDEDFEALKTEHLKVLDAINKLTGSQLKPVEPAHPRKGSSLWEKISGR; this comes from the exons ATGCGTCGCCGCACTAATAAACAGCAACTCCCCGCTTCATCGTTTTCACCCTTCTTGAACTTTTCTTCAAGgtccaactccccctcaGTTCTGCTCAACCGGACAGTCCC ATTAAAAATGGCCTTCATCACCAGGCTTGTCAGCATCACGAACTTTGCCGTTGCCACTACAGCGCTGTGTTTCCAGGTGACCGTTTTATATCCGTGGCATAAGCAGCTCGACGAGGACTTTGAGGCGCTCAAGACAGAACACCTGAAGGTACTGGATGCCATCAACAAGCTGACGGGGAGTCAACTTAAACCCGTTGAACCCGCCCATCCTCGAAAGGGATCCAGTCTGTGGGAGAAGATCTCAGGCCGATAA
- a CDS encoding hypothetical protein (COG:I; EggNog:ENOG503P2JM): MAMLSICTIPPTAGHENTIIFLHGRGDTARNFMHSFQEWRDSESRSLPELFPSVRWVFPQSELRSPVRFPGARMSQWFDTWDIANLHEKEELQIEGLKESVASIRLLVDREVASLGGQREKVVLAGLSQGGATAVHTVLNVAKGLGGLMVFSGRMPFSGRTLAKMRSILDLAEVPEDDSAVRTTPVLVQHCTDDPLSRVQNGREVRDSLSSFGAQVEWREYPTGGHWFHSPHGMQDAAAWLRARVFNEN; the protein is encoded by the coding sequence ATGGCGATGCTGTCTATCTGCACCATCCCTCCGACCGCAGGACACGAAAATACCATAATCTTCCTTCACGGCCGCGGAGACACAGCCAGAAACTTTATGCACTCTTTCCAGGAATGGCGCGACTCGGAATCACGATCCCTCCCTGAGCTGTTTCCCTCGGTCCGTTGGGTCTTCCCTCAAAGCGAGTTGCGCTCTCCTGTTAGATTCCCCGGCGCCCGCATGTCGCAATGGTTTGACACCTGGGACATTGCCAATTTACACGAAAAGGAAGAACTTCAAATCGAGGGCCTGAAGGAAAGCGTCGCAAGTATCCGGTTGCTTGTGGACAGGGAGGTGGCCAGCTTGGGTGGACAGCGAGAGAAAGTCGTCCTTGCAGGGCTGAGTCAGGGCGGCGCGACGGCTGTGCATACAGTTCTCAACGTAGCCAAAGGCCTTGGGGGTCTCATGGTCTTCAGTGGGAGGATGCCCTTTTCCGGCAGAACATTAGCCAAAATGAGATCGATATTGGATCTGGCCGAGGTCCCCGAGGACGACAGCGCAGTGCGGACGACACCCGTGCTGGTGCAACACTGCACCGACGACCCTCTTTCTAGGGTCCAGAATGGACGGGAGGTCCGGGACAGCCTCTCAAGCTTCGGTGCTCAGGTGGAATGGCGGGAGTATCCGACTGGTGGGCATTGGTTTCACTCTCCGCATGGTATGCAAGACGCTGCCGCCTGGCTACGTGCCCGGGTGTTCAATGAGAATTGA
- a CDS encoding hypothetical protein (COG:O; MEROPS:MER0364556; EggNog:ENOG503Q4W3) produces the protein MPHYRKSLNLNQQKILFLREWTASDGKNFSLGGDFIMNDMALVELLFLSLLTIPGVHALPPRKGIAWPAPVPASSVPPIEWSDIGAPIFQPSGDFPQAQHSSSKKVSAANINFASSSLPPVVDWRNRSGVNFITTPQDQGVCQSCWAFAVTALIESQVRIEHSVWSKRSEADVHDGIGAICETTGSAEATLQYVAGNTNSSTHGGEKPGIADWACDPYQDSTTAHVHCSDRSGRTTHIGNFQAIGAIEDQKRWLHEYGPIVATFILYDNFGEWKPDPTNPHHVYAWDGVSGNTGNHIALVVGYDDERGTWIMKNSWGKAWGDGGFVYFAYDNANIDIWVKYGLRNVNPDPWTRRRHQSGNMMQSGDGETHRNFELLLSDPVKGIRHISRNGDTGEWSEVSQLSSDEGVSVLGQPSIIGTSRNRDFHAVAVTEDKSIQQWTYTDKKWSQVSSLGQSKVDGFTGFTQIDDGSLLLVVRHIDGTLNEYRQEPQSTAWKMMQSPIAKNITQSGASLVQSNIGFDMYDLSGNSHGNLYTVAVRKNGKMQTFWREGKSDTWNEGEAFGEGVPGDAVPVMIQDNFDTKDETTPCGFQLVVAVNGSVEHWRWRPQMGEQWEMIQRVTAGPGQEVKQVWSLVQGSSAGKMHMITESREGMADYWEWDGMWSLIDKLEV, from the exons ATGCCGCATTATAGAAAGAGTTTAAATTTAAATCAACAAAAGATTCTCTTTTTGCGTGAATGGACGGCATCCGATGGAAAAAATTTCTCTCTTGGAGGCGATTTCATCATGAACGACATGGCTTTGGTTGAGCTGCTGTTTCTTTCGCTTCTTACAATACCAGGCGTCCATGCGCTTCCTCCGCGCAAAGGTATAGCATGGCCTGCCCCAGTCCCTGCTTCTTCAGTACCCCCCATCGAGTGGAGTGACATTGGAGCTCCCATCTTTCAGCCATCGGGCGACTTTCCCCAGGCTCAACACTCGTCAAGCAAGAAGGTTTCTGCCGCAAATATCAACTTTGCCTCGAGTTCTCTACCACCCGTGGTAGACTGGCGCAACCGATCAGGGGTcaacttcatcaccacccctcaagACCAAGGAGTCTGCCAGTCTTGCTGGGCCTTTGCCGTGACAGCCCTCATCGAATCCCAAGTCAGGATAGAACACTCTGTCTGGTCAAAGCGAAGCGAGGCAGACGTTCACGATGGTATCGGGGCGATTTGTGAGACTACCGGCAGTGCAGAAGCGACACTGCAGTATGTTGCAGGGAATACCAACTCCTCGACCCACGGGGGTGAGAAGCCGGGCATTGCTGACTGGGCGTGCGATCCGTATCAAGACAGTACAACAGCGCATGTCCACTGCAGTGACCGGTCGGGGAGAACTACGCATATCGGTAATTTCCAAGCTATTGGTGCCATCGAGGATCAAAAGAGGTGGCTCCATGAGTACGGACCTATCGTGGCAACATTTATCCTGTATGACAACTTTGGTGAGTGGAAGCCTGACCCAACGAATCCACATCATGTGTATGCGTGGGACGGTGTATCAGGCAATACAGGCAACCACATCGCCCTGGTGGTTGGTTATGATGATGAAAGAGGGACGTGGATCATGAAGAATTCTTGGGGCAAGGCCTGGGGTGACGGAGGGTTTGTTTATTTTGC ATACGATAATGCGAACATCGATATTTGGGTCAAATATGGCCTCAGAAACGTTAACCCCGACCCTTGGACTCGGAGGAGGCACCAAAGCGGGAACATGATGCAGTCCGGGGACGGAGAGACTCATAGGAACTTTGAGCTGCTTTTGTCTGACCCGGTCAAGGGCATTAGACACATCTCGAGGAACGGCGACACTGGTGAATGGAGCGAGGTGTCACAGTTGTCAAGCGATGAGGGTGTGAGTGTCCTTGGTCAGCCGTCCATCATTGGAACCTCCAGAAATCGAGACTTCCATGCTGTGGCTGTTACGGAGGATAAAAGCATACAGCAGTGGACCTACACGGACAAGAAGTGGTCGCAGGTGTCGAGCCTGGGGCAATCGAAAGTGGATGGATTCACGGGATTCACGCAGATTGATGACGGGTCCTTGCTACTTGTAGTAAGGCATATCGATGGGACTTTAAATGAG TACCGGCAAGAGCCTCAGTCCACAGCCTGGAAAATGATGCAGTCGCCAATTGCAAAGAACATCACCCAGAGTGGTGCAAGCCTTGTGCAATCCAACATTGGATTCGACATGTATGATCTTTCCGGAAACTCTCACGGCAATCTTTACACAGTTGCCGTTCGGAAAAACGGCAAGATGCAAACGTTCTGGAGAGAAGGAAAGTCGGACACATGGAATGAGGGCGAGGCTTTCGGAGAAGGAGTCCCAGGGGACGCAGTTCCTGTCATGATCCAGGACAACTTTGACACAAAGGATGAGACTACTCCGTGCGGCTTTCAGTTGGTTGTTGCCGTTAATGGGTCTGTGGAGCACTGGCGATGGCGTCCACAAATGGGAGAACAGTGGGAAATGATCCAAAGGGTAACAGCTGGCCCGGGTCAAGAGGTAAAACAAGTCTGGAGTCTGGTGCAAGGGAGCTCCGCTGGGAAAATGCACATGATTACCGAAAGTCGAGAAGGCATGGCGGACTATTGGGAATGGGATGGAATGTGGTCGCTGATCGATAAGTTGGAGGTGTAG
- a CDS encoding hypothetical protein (CAZy:AA7; COG:C; EggNog:ENOG503NZ5Q) has translation MVRVLAILGAIAFGLGCVDATVFPYTSVCEQINGNLTSASDVIFPIQAVTYQKETQHWFLSSDQNPSCVVRVGSSQDISRVLQIIRDTKTPFAVQSGGHASNPGFSSTTGVHISLSLLDQVVLSPDKKTAEIGFGQTWADVYDKLEPHGLNVVGGRVIGPGIGGFTLGGGYSWKTNQFGLTCDTVELFNIVLPNGTVTTASPSYNQDLFFALKGGKNRFGIVTSAIFRTHPQGRVWGGLRIYPSTSVPALLNATRLFQTENTDPKAGLITTLEGGALGTTALVLMFYDGPEKPPIFDLFDGIPFLVSGTLPNRKWTNFIASFPAELKLNLRGTFASVSTSTLTTRFLDAIKNETDSIGLTKGLKTGTTVSYDIEPFTQYGVHATDSAFPHADSPLPLNLYFSWASAAHDEYWYNRMKQSIATLKQVAIEEGIYSESFTSYPNYAISGTTAEELYGEANAERLREIRDIYDPEKVMDLAGGFEI, from the exons ATGGTTCGTGTTCTGGCCATTCTCGGAGCCATCGCCTTCGGCCTCGGCTGTGTGGATGCCACTGTCTTCCCATACACATCAGTTTGCGAACAAATCAACGGAAATCTCACCAGTGCGAGTGATGTGATCTTCCCAA TCCAGGCTGTCACGTACCAGAAAGAGACCCAACATTGGTTCCTATCCTCAGATCAAAACCCTTCCTGTGTGGTGCGCGTTGGGTCCAGTCAAGATATCTCCAGAGTTCTTCAGATCATCCGAGACACAAAGACCCCTTTTGCCGTCCAGTCTGGGGGCCATGCCTCCAATCCAGGCTTCTCTAGCACCACAGGCGTCCACATTTCCCTATCACTACTGGACCAGGTAGTCCTTTCTCCCGACAAGAAGACGGCGGAAATTGGGTTCGGCCAG ACCTGGGCCGATGTCTATGACAAGCTTGAACCACACGGACTCAACGTCGTAGGAGGGAGGGTGATTGGACCTGGTATCGGTGGCTTCACTCTAGGAGGTGGTTATTCATG GAAGACGAATCAGTTCGGGCTTACCTGTGATACGGTCGAGCTCTTCAACATTGTCCTTCCG AACGGCACAGTCACCACGGCGAGCCCAAGTTACAATCAAGACCTATTCTTTGCCCTCAAGGGCGGCAAGAATCGCTTTGGTATTGTGACCTCCGCAATTTTCCGAACTCACCCCCAAGGTCGAGTCTGGGGTGGGCTCCGCATCTACCCCTCTACCTCTGTCCCAGCCCTTCTCAACGCCACGCGTCTCTTTCAAACGGAGAACACGGATCCCAAGGCGGGACTCATCACCACTCTCGAGGGTGGCGCCCTTGGCACTACGGCGCTTGTTCTCATGTTTTACGATGGCCCTGAGAAGCCCCCAATTTTTGACCTCTTCGATGGCATCCCTTTTCTGGTTAGCGGGACGCTCCCCAATCGCAAATGGACCAACTTCATCGCCAGCTTTCCCGCCGAGCTGAAGCTGAACCTCCGGGGAACCTTCGCCAGCGTGTCGACTTCGACACTGACCACGAGGTTCCTAGACGCCATCAAGAATGAGACGGACTCGATTGGGTTGACCAAGGGCTTGAAGACCGGCACGACAGTGTCATACGACATAGAACCTTTCACCCAGTACGGTGTACATGCCACCGACAGCGCTTTCCCCCACGCTGACTCCCCTCTGCCT CTGAATCTTTACTTCTCCTGGGCCAGCGCTGCCCACGATGAGTATTGGTATAACCGGATGAAGCAGTCGATTGCTACGCTTAAGCAGGTGGCTATTGAGGAGGGTATCTACTCAGAATCCTTCACTTCGTATCCAAACTATGCGATCTCGGGGACAACGGCAGAGGAGCTCTACGGCGAGGCTAATGCGGAGAGACTGAGAGAGATTAGAGACATCTATGACCCCGAAAAGGTCATGGATCTTGCGGGGGGATTTGAGATTTGA
- the RHOBTB1 gene encoding Rho-related BTB domain-containing protein 1 (EggNog:ENOG50KOG0393; COG:B), with protein MAETAGLAIGVIGLAGLFTTCAGCYQLVRRGARLERDFKLLETKFDNQELRLLSWGKACGLSEMGMEQYDKRLDDPVLRSRVTATLECIKDLFQDESLLRNRYGLVPPKQRGSNRAPALQLLGSSSLGTRHPFFFWKKQQRASRLWNTASWAISDREHFAQLIQHLKDLNDDLEAMTRCFGDIALKQRHIVEVEISEVDDLDTLEEIALASKNDEDLISDTVSLRLNSIRSASIRKGHDVETSVSTIDETLTFNQDRAFQPASPLKEPPIRTRFKCVVVGDRNAGKTRLLSAFAYNRLPGPYSPTVFDSCIIGCQIDGVDLQLELKDTSGQEDYDKLRPFSYNGADVVLLCFRAENPTAAKDAILGKWTWEIKSYCPEVPLVLVGLKNPDEEAAAGPFQEPQDSDDFVPLCITKDIGATSYFFCDPETGFGVRELLEFTLRTAVQSSQPPPATPTRVKRRSRVTEIVKDFMGQQNDG; from the exons ATGGCCGAAACGGCCGGCCTCGCTATTGGTGTGATAGGGCTGGCAGGCCTATTCACAACATGCGCCGGGTGTTATCAGTTGGTTCGGCGGGGAGCTCGATTGGAAAGGGACTTTAAGCTGCTCGAGACGAAATTCGACAACCAAGAGCTACGATTACTCTCTTGGGGCAAGGCTTGTGGCTTATCGGAGATGGGCATGGAGCAGTACGACAAACGACTCGATGATCCCGTGCTACGATCAAGAGTAACAGCCACTCTGGAGTGTATCAAGGACCTATTCCAGGATGAGTCGCTTCTCAGAAATCGATATGGGCTGGTGCCACCAAAGCAGCGTGGTAGCAATCGTGCACCAGCCCTACAATTGTTGGGTTCAAGCTCCCTGGGTACAAGAcacccttttttcttctggaAGAAACAACAAAGAGCCTCCCGACTTTGGAATACCGCTTCGTGGGCTATTTCGGACAGGGAACATTTTGCACAACTGATCCAGCATCTTAAAGATTTGAACGACGATCTTGAAGCCATGACTCGCTGCTTCGGAGATATCGCTCTCAAACAACGCCATAtcgttgaggttgagataTCCGAAGTTGACGATCTAGATACACTGGAAGAGATTGCTCTTGCCTCAAAAAACGACGAAGATCTCATCTCTGATACCGTCAGTCTGCGTCTCAACTCAATCCGCTCCGCTAGCATCCGGAAAGGACACGACGTCGAGACTTCTGTGTCAACCATCGACGAAACTTTGACCTTCAACCAAGATCGGGCTTTCCAACCCGCCTCTCCACTCAAAGAGCCCCCGATTCGCACGAGGTTCAAGTGTGTGGTTGTAGGGGACCGAAATGCGGGAAAAACACGCCTTCTCAGCGCTTTCGCATATAACAGACTTCCAGGACCATACAGCCCAACAGTCTTTGATAGCTGCATCATCGGCTGCCAAATAGACGGAGTCGACCTTCAACTTGAGCTCAAAGACACGTCAGGACAGGAAGACTACGACAAACTGAGACCTTTCTCATACAACGGGGCTGACGTAGTTCTTTTGTGCTTCCGCGCCGAAAATCCTACCGCCGCTAAAGACGCGATCCTGGGAAAGTGGACATGGGAAATTAAAAGCTATTGTCCGGAGGTACCCCTTGTTTTGGTTGGACTGAAGAATCCAGATGAAGAAGCAGCCGCCGGTCCATTCCAAGAACCGCAAGACTCGGATGACTTCGTCCCTCTCTGCATTACAAAGGACATTGGAGCCACAAGCTACTTTTTTTGTGATCCAGAGACTGGATTTGGGGTGCGCGAACTACTAGAATTC ACGTTGCGAACCGCTGTTCAGTCTAGCCAaccgccaccagcaacaccgacTCGCGTTAAAAGGAGAAGTAGGGTCACGGAAATTGTAAAGGACTTTATGGGGCAGCAGAATGATGGATGA
- a CDS encoding hypothetical protein (CAZy:AA7; COG:C; EggNog:ENOG503NXRX), with translation MWSSSLAILAFVLLSSFTVAAYTAIPSDILSELTPRLSPTAKILLPSSSLWPSASKRWNELSRPSYSAIIQVAEERDIAESVKYANQHQIPFFAFSQTHGSDYGLGRFHGIGISLSSLNRKIDLDKSGRWATIGGGMKSKDVLDYLWKRGKQTGTGGCGCVGAVSPALGGGHNWFQGQYGLMADQVLELRVVLADGEVVVVNDKKHKELFWGMRGAGHNFGIVSEMKYRVYDVKEPKWSIETFTFKSERLEEIYKYANKKLDGKGDPRLLMWGTWFFNPAVDAEKPIVQFQWIYNGPFSELKKLSKDTHDLKPDAYSSAEVDYPELSPSLGYAADQYACQTDGQGNRLLRGIDVDQYDVKSLRKWYDAFAATLMTEPAFQTSFCILEGYSTQAVQAVPDKSTAFALRGERLLFAPAIFWQKGNATLDEKAKKWSREMYLAASGSSKKKTYVNYAHGDEPVQALYGYEPWRLKKLKQLKQKYDPFGHFAFFNPVSPIGKRHGDI, from the exons ATGTGGTCGTCCTCGCTCGCAATTCTAGCCTTCGTGCTGCTCTCTTCTTTCACCGTGGCAGCCTACACTGCCATCCCATCGGACATCCTCTCCGAACTAACACCCAGGCTCTCACCGACTGCCAAGATCTTGCTGCCTTCGTCGTCTCTTTGGCCGAGCGCATCAAAGCGTTGGAATGAACTCTCCCGCCCGAGCTATTCCGCCATCATCCAAGTCGCCGAGGAACGCGACATCGCCGAATCGGTAAAGTACGCCAACCAGCACCAAATccccttctttgccttctcccAAACCCACGGTTCGGATTATGGCCTGGGACGTTTCCACGGTATTGGCATCTCCCTATCGTCCCTCAATCGCAAGATCGACCTCGATAAGTCGGGCAGATGGGCGACGATCGGAGGGGGGATGAAGTCAAAAGATGTTCTTGACTACCTTTGGAAGAGGGGCAAACAGACTGGCACTGGTGGCTGTGGATGCGTCGGTGCGGTCAGCCCTGCGCTCGGCGGAGGCCATAACTGGTTTCAAGGCCAGTATGGCCTGATGGCCGATCAGGTGCTGGAGTTGAGGGTCGTCCttgcggatggggaggtggtggttgtgaatGACAAAAAACACAAAGAGCTGTtctgggggatgaggggcGCTGGTCACAACTTTGGCATTGTGAGTGAAATGAAGTACAGGGTTTATGATGTCAAGGAGCCGAAATGGAGCATCGAGACTTTTACGTTCAAGAgtgagaggttggaggagataTACAAGTACGCAAACAAGAAGcttgatgggaagggggatcCGAGGTTGCTGATGTGGGGGACTTGGTTCTTTAACCCGGCCGTGGACGCAGAGAAG CCGATAGTGCAGTTCCAGTGGATCTACAACGGCCCTTTTTCCGAGCTCAAAAAGCTTTCCAAGGACACTCACGACCTCAAGCCGGACGCATACTCCTCTGCGGAAGTTGATTACCCCGAGCTAAGCCCGAGCTTGGGATACGCGGCTGACCAGTATGCATGCCAAACCGACGGACAAGGAAACCGTCTGTTGAGAGGGATAGATGTGGACCAGTATGATGTGAAATCCCTGCGGAAGTGGTATGATGCGTTCGCCGCCACACTCATGACAGAGCCCGCCTTTCAAACCAGCTTCTGTATCCTGGAGGGATACTCGACGCAAGCTGTCCAGGCTGTTCCTGACAAGAGCACGGCATTTGCTCTTCGAGGGGAGAGATTGCTTTT TGCACCGGCGATATTCTGGCAAAAGGGCAATGCCACCCTTGACGAAAAGGCCAAGAAATGGTCCCGAGAGATGTACTTGGCGGCATCCGGCtcgagcaaaaagaagactTACGTCAACTATGCCCATGGTGATGAGCCTGTTCAGGCTCTTTACGG ATATGAGCCttggaggctgaagaagctcaagcaaCTCAAGCAAAAGTACGATCCTTTTGGACACTTTGCATTTTTTAATCCTGTGAGTCCTATCGGGAAAAGGCATGGTGATATATAA
- a CDS encoding hypothetical protein (COG:S; EggNog:ENOG503NVYU), which produces MAPNTILSLSATDLPVWIVVVGAAVAGIVLLVASVRHALKRTTASPPHVFILTFPPSRRHILSSFSQFEKFSVADQAEISPQVLQNRALTTTRKPDFSVDNFYTPTGFSTQEVRSLVGRFPDYASLSGVPHPSPVSPSWDIKRAIFRPFRPFRWNYTQNMALMKYNPDFWIELEQNYLPTMAARQQLFAKHPDRIFFHGPGADLACRELMEMLIQFLCRRYPCHFHLSNDNTLFHNLLLETVTDLTSTPPLKVIFQNIPEDYAIMLRNEEDGLYYLRAASVCSSVGWHIAQHKDQPMKKIHTHVPDADKMQFSLDRWFAKLPTDKPVMRASWSIEDWQAMFSSPGVGTFQGENEKKWSRSAFADRPAELTVKELKLRCDAQTLRRLPVSGAVVFNFKAIFTPLEELRDEPFVPALLHKVLSEGKENLIDYKSDRNVKNVALEALKGWADEQVKEGVVPGDWDVSTLEQSPFYPGWEEKWKRKQGIL; this is translated from the exons ATGGCGCCAAATACTATTCTTTCTTTGTCAGCCACGGACCTTCCTGTCTGGATTGTTGTCGTCGGAGCGGCTGTTGCTGGCATTGTGCTGCTTGTAGCCTCCGTCAGACATGCCTTAAAGAGGACGACGGCATCACCGCCACACGTGTTCATACTCACCTTCCCTCCTTCGCGACGACACATTCTCAGCAGCTTTTCCCAGTTTGAAAAGTTTTCCGTTGCTGATCAAGCCGAGATCTCACCACAAGTCCTGCAGAACCGAGCCTTGACCACTACCAGGAAACCTGATTTCTCTGTTGACAACTTTTACACCCCAACCGGCTTCTCAACCCAAGAAGTCCGCTCTTTGGTCGGCCGTTTTCCTGACTATGCGAGCTTGAGTGGAGTGCCACACCCGAGCCCAGTTTCGCCATCATGGGACATCAAGAGGGCAATCTTCAGGCCGTTTAGACCGTTCAGGTGGAATTATACACAGAACATGG CACTCATGAAATACAACCCCGATTTTTGGATCGAGTTGGAACAGAACTACCTTCCCACCATGGCCGCCCGGCAACAGCTGTTTGCTAAGCACCCCGACCGGATCTTCTTCCACGGCCCCGGGGCCGACCTCGCCTGCCGTGAACTGATGGAGATGCTCATCCAATTCCTCTGCCGCCGATACCCTTGCCACTTTCACCTCTCCAACGACAACACACTCTTCCATAATCTCCTTCTCGAGACTGTCACCGACTTGACATCTACCCCACCACTGAAAGTCATCTTCCAGAACATCCCCGAAGACTACGCCATCATGCTCCGCAACGAGGAAGATGGTCTATATTACCTCCGCGCGGCTAGCGTGTGCAGCAGCGTAGGGTGGCATATAGCCCAACACAAAGACCAGCCAATGAAGAAGATTCACACCCATGTGCCCGACGCCGATAAGATGCAGTTCTCCCTTGATCGGTGGTTTGCCAAATTACCAACAGATAAGCCAGTGATGAGAGCCTCATGGAGCATCGAGGACTGGCAAGCCATGTTTTCCTCGCCTGGCGTGGGAACGTTTCAAGGCGAGAACGAAAAGAAGTGGAGTCGGAGTGCTTTTGCGGATCGACCGGCGGAGCTGACGGTCAAGGAGCTGAAGCTGAGGTGTGATGCCCAGACGCTGAGGAGGTTGCCGGTGAgcggggcggtggtgttcaACTTCAAGGCTATATTCACTccgctggaggagctgagggaCGAGCCGTTTGTGCCAGCGCTACTTCACAAGGTGTTGAGCGAAGGGAAGGAGAATTTGATTGACTACAAGTCAGATAGGAACGTCAAGAATGTGGCACTGGAAGCCTTGAAGGGGTGGGCTGATGAGCAGGTCAAGGAGGGAGTCGTGCCGGGAGATTGGGATGTGAGCACGCTGGAACAAAGTCCATTTTACCCTGGTTGGGAGGAGAAATGGAAGAGAAAGCAGGGGATTTTGTAA
- a CDS encoding hypothetical protein (EggNog:ENOG503PQPV) has translation MHLSKFLITAIFAAPYVAALAVPVQDAYNGDIEARYAEPEALPIAAVDVDAAEVTGIDVDADATDKGKGKKGKKGKGKKGKGKAKGKGKAKGKGKAKGKGKAKGKGKAKGKGPAKPPAKGKGKAKGKGKGPKEEGEAAE, from the coding sequence ATGCATCTTTCCAAGTTCTTGATCACGGCCATCTTTGCGGCTCCGTACGTTGCGGCCCTCGCCGTGCCCGTCCAGGACGCCTACAACGGCGACATCGAGGCCCGCTACGCCGAGCCTGAGGCACTCCCCATCGCCGCTGTCGATGTCGACGCCGCCGAGGTGACTGGCATTGACGTTGACGCCGACGCAACCGACAaaggcaagggcaagaagggcaagaagggcaagggaaagaagggtAAGGGCAAGGCtaagggcaagggcaaggctAAAGGCAAGGGAAAGgccaagggaaagggaaaggcgaagggaaagggaaaggcgAAGGGAAAGGGTCCCGCTAAGCCTCCCgccaaggggaagggaaaggccaagggcaagggcaagggccccaaggaggagggtgaggctGCCGAGTAA